The following are encoded in a window of Halorarum salinum genomic DNA:
- a CDS encoding universal stress protein → MVIVAAVDRSDKADTVMKEAATLSEAFDNEIHVVHVMTQSEFVQLERTNVNKTDDPIDMERIREIAAKVAADAVEVIERPAKTVGLVGGPAERIVDYADKNDARFIVVSPQKRSPTGKAVFGSVAQKVLLNANAPVLAVAN, encoded by the coding sequence ATGGTCATTGTTGCAGCTGTTGATCGATCCGATAAGGCGGACACCGTCATGAAGGAGGCCGCCACATTATCAGAAGCGTTCGACAACGAGATTCACGTAGTGCATGTCATGACTCAATCGGAGTTCGTCCAGCTAGAAAGGACTAACGTAAACAAAACCGACGATCCGATCGATATGGAACGAATCCGGGAAATTGCCGCCAAAGTCGCTGCAGATGCTGTAGAAGTGATCGAGCGACCGGCGAAAACAGTTGGGTTGGTTGGCGGACCAGCAGAACGAATTGTTGATTACGCTGATAAAAATGACGCCCGCTTTATCGTCGTCAGTCCCCAGAAGAGATCCCCAACCGGGAAGGCGGTATTTGGAAGTGTAGCACAAAAGGTTCTTCTCAACGCTAACGCCCCCGTCTTAGCGGTAGCTAACTAA
- a CDS encoding rhodanese-like domain-containing protein, producing the protein MNRRVYLQSAGLISTVSLTGCLGESNGEAVNEFGYDTKENAETEVPLLPLEDAIDWHDAGDAVFVDARSRVDFAVGHIEGAVHSPAPDGKDEDDPIAELNMDTRIATYCDIPEELAVQRGSSLIKEGYRHTYALADGFDAWSDAEYPVGYECSCDQGT; encoded by the coding sequence ATGAACCGGAGAGTGTACCTTCAAAGCGCGGGGCTGATATCGACCGTAAGTCTCACCGGCTGTCTGGGGGAGAGTAATGGGGAAGCTGTAAACGAATTCGGCTACGACACGAAGGAGAACGCTGAAACCGAGGTTCCGCTACTACCCCTCGAGGACGCTATCGACTGGCATGATGCGGGGGATGCGGTGTTCGTCGACGCTCGAAGCCGGGTAGATTTCGCAGTCGGGCATATCGAGGGCGCCGTACACAGCCCAGCACCGGACGGGAAAGACGAAGACGATCCTATCGCCGAGTTAAACATGGATACACGGATCGCCACCTACTGCGATATACCGGAGGAACTAGCGGTACAACGAGGGTCGTCCCTGATCAAAGAAGGCTACCGTCACACCTACGCCCTCGCCGACGGATTCGATGCATGGAGTGACGCCGAGTACCCAGTTGGTTATGAATGCTCGTGCGATCAGGGAACGTAA
- a CDS encoding CaiB/BaiF CoA transferase family protein, with protein MSDLPLESLNVVELGHIVAGPYAGLILADLGADVVKVERPGHGDAMRNAGKSGSSMFHYLNRGKESVTVDLKTPEGKEAFLDLLESADVLLENYSPGMMERFGLGYEVLRERNPGLVYVSIKGYADGPYSDRVASDPIAEAMSGLMNMTGHQDSGPARAGTSIVDMNAAANAVISILVALRERERTGEGQYINAPLFEAAVSLMGYWIAYQQMFDEEPKRMGASHASQTPYDAYPTADDKYIFIGSTSDKHWHAIQDVLDISLPYESHHERLQNREEIDRTIENKTKESRRDELVEKMIDADVPCAPVNELADVIDDPHLEETGLFTTIDISGTENDAVETEINVPAFPVWSTGFDTTAEGSPPELGADTERVLRRIGHSDEKIQ; from the coding sequence ATGTCAGATTTGCCGCTGGAATCGCTAAACGTCGTGGAACTCGGTCACATTGTGGCAGGACCATACGCGGGTCTCATCTTGGCCGATCTCGGTGCAGATGTCGTTAAGGTTGAACGCCCGGGACACGGAGATGCGATGCGAAACGCCGGAAAATCCGGGTCGAGCATGTTTCACTATCTAAATCGCGGCAAGGAGAGCGTGACGGTGGACCTCAAAACACCCGAAGGTAAGGAAGCCTTTCTGGATTTGCTCGAAAGCGCTGACGTGCTTCTCGAGAATTATTCTCCGGGGATGATGGAACGCTTCGGACTCGGCTACGAGGTATTACGAGAACGTAATCCCGGGCTGGTCTACGTCAGTATCAAGGGCTACGCTGACGGCCCATACTCAGATCGCGTAGCGTCCGATCCCATCGCAGAGGCCATGAGTGGGCTGATGAACATGACTGGGCATCAAGATTCGGGACCCGCTCGTGCAGGGACAAGTATCGTCGACATGAACGCAGCTGCAAACGCGGTTATTTCGATTCTCGTCGCTCTCCGGGAACGAGAGCGGACCGGCGAAGGTCAGTACATCAATGCACCTCTCTTCGAGGCCGCCGTTTCGCTTATGGGCTATTGGATCGCGTACCAGCAGATGTTCGACGAGGAACCGAAACGTATGGGCGCATCACACGCGTCCCAAACCCCGTACGATGCCTACCCCACAGCCGACGACAAGTATATTTTCATCGGATCGACCAGTGATAAACACTGGCATGCAATTCAGGATGTCTTGGACATCTCATTACCGTACGAATCACACCACGAACGGCTCCAAAACCGAGAAGAGATCGATCGAACGATAGAAAACAAGACAAAGGAATCTCGGCGGGACGAACTAGTCGAAAAAATGATCGACGCCGATGTCCCCTGCGCTCCGGTTAACGAACTCGCCGACGTCATAGACGATCCACATCTTGAAGAGACCGGGTTGTTCACTACGATCGATATCAGCGGTACGGAAAACGATGCCGTGGAAACGGAAATCAACGTCCCGGCGTTTCCCGTTTGGAGTACTGGATTCGATACCACGGCAGAGGGCAGTCCACCGGAATTGGGAGCGGATACTGAGAGAGTATTACGACGAATCGGACACTCAGACGAGAAGATCCAGTAG
- a CDS encoding MaoC family dehydratase — MVRNTVEVSENRYREDYGRFYEDFEVGDVYEHRPARTVTKDDNTQYTLLTHNTHPLHFNDEYGERTEFDECLINSGLTLSIISGMSVSDVSHKTIANLGWTDIELTNPVFAGDTLYAESEVIHKRESESRPEDGIVTVETRGYKQTGEKVIQYERTMLIPKEEKGTPIDPFPAKENE, encoded by the coding sequence ATGGTTCGCAACACAGTAGAGGTAAGCGAAAATAGATACCGGGAAGACTACGGACGATTTTACGAGGACTTCGAGGTGGGCGACGTTTACGAACATCGACCGGCCAGGACCGTTACGAAGGATGACAACACTCAATACACGCTTTTGACACACAATACCCATCCGCTCCACTTCAACGACGAGTATGGGGAGCGGACGGAGTTCGACGAGTGTCTGATCAACTCCGGACTGACGCTGAGTATCATCAGTGGTATGAGCGTAAGCGACGTAAGCCACAAGACAATCGCGAACCTGGGCTGGACCGATATCGAGCTCACGAATCCCGTCTTTGCGGGAGATACGCTCTATGCCGAAAGTGAAGTGATCCACAAGAGAGAGAGTGAGTCTCGGCCTGAAGACGGTATCGTGACCGTTGAGACGCGCGGATACAAACAAACCGGTGAGAAAGTTATTCAGTATGAGCGGACGATGTTGATCCCAAAAGAGGAAAAAGGAACTCCGATTGATCCATTCCCGGCAAAAGAAAACGAGTAG
- a CDS encoding HpcH/HpaI aldolase/citrate lyase family protein — protein sequence MLRSLLFAPGDNQEIAEKASESKADGVILDLEDAVAPAKKKRARQLVAEFLDGHEEAATTICVRINSWNHAEQITDIELVAHDAVDVVVVPMVETEREAWHTAEMVERFETCKDATSASLFLILETAKGLANANEIASAHEKIEMISFGLADYTADANIRSTENRAEVLTQRALLSNAAAAANVQAFDFATLETENLDRVRADAVAARQMGYTGKAAIHPTQLEPIHEVFTPDREEIERARKIVEAYEEAGEPGVLTVDGEMVDKPVIESARDTLALVDEYTSSVKSE from the coding sequence ATGCTACGGTCGTTATTGTTTGCTCCGGGAGACAATCAGGAGATTGCTGAAAAAGCATCAGAGAGTAAAGCGGACGGGGTCATTCTTGACTTGGAAGATGCCGTCGCACCAGCGAAGAAAAAACGCGCTCGTCAACTCGTCGCGGAATTTCTGGATGGCCACGAGGAGGCGGCTACGACAATTTGTGTGCGAATTAATTCATGGAATCACGCCGAACAGATAACAGATATCGAACTGGTTGCACACGACGCCGTCGATGTGGTTGTCGTCCCCATGGTTGAAACGGAGCGCGAAGCGTGGCATACCGCTGAAATGGTCGAACGCTTTGAGACCTGCAAAGACGCGACCTCGGCCTCGCTTTTCCTAATCCTCGAAACTGCCAAGGGCCTGGCCAATGCAAACGAGATCGCAAGCGCTCACGAGAAGATAGAGATGATTTCGTTTGGACTCGCCGACTATACTGCAGACGCGAATATCCGTTCGACAGAAAACCGTGCCGAAGTACTGACACAACGGGCATTACTATCGAATGCGGCCGCCGCCGCCAACGTTCAAGCGTTCGATTTCGCAACGCTCGAAACGGAAAACCTTGATCGGGTCAGAGCAGATGCGGTAGCAGCACGCCAGATGGGCTACACTGGCAAGGCTGCCATACACCCTACTCAGCTAGAACCGATCCACGAGGTCTTTACCCCAGATCGAGAAGAGATCGAACGGGCGCGGAAGATCGTCGAAGCGTACGAAGAGGCTGGCGAACCTGGGGTATTGACTGTCGATGGAGAGATGGTAGACAAACCAGTCATCGAAAGTGCCCGAGACACGTTAGCACTCGTCGATGAATATACCTCCTCGGTAAAATCTGAATAA
- a CDS encoding MBL fold metallo-hydrolase, translated as MPEEIVPEIYDITCRETNGRRYRAFLSVDGVPTLIDTGFEETMDQLFAGIDEIGVDPERLIITHEHADHVEGFDAVVDNYDVETWVPETIELDSTIDPDRRYGDGDSIGRFEAVHVPGHSPGNSALIDEQAGIGIIADVMFGSDLRGLPPGYLILPPEIYSNDLNEAERNLSKLLKYEFDVALVYHGSSVLENAKDKIEKYVEFPGKPDS; from the coding sequence ATGCCCGAGGAGATTGTTCCAGAAATATACGACATTACTTGTCGCGAGACCAATGGACGTCGATACCGAGCCTTTCTATCCGTGGACGGCGTACCAACGCTCATCGATACAGGGTTCGAGGAAACGATGGATCAATTGTTCGCCGGAATCGACGAAATTGGTGTCGATCCCGAGCGATTGATCATCACCCACGAACACGCTGATCACGTCGAGGGATTCGATGCAGTCGTCGACAACTACGACGTTGAAACCTGGGTGCCCGAGACTATAGAACTCGATTCGACAATTGATCCTGACCGTCGATACGGGGATGGCGATTCGATCGGACGTTTCGAAGCGGTACACGTGCCCGGCCACTCGCCCGGCAATTCTGCGCTGATCGACGAGCAAGCGGGTATCGGCATCATCGCTGATGTCATGTTCGGCTCCGATCTCAGAGGATTACCGCCAGGATACTTGATTCTTCCACCCGAGATTTATTCCAATGATCTCAATGAGGCTGAACGAAACTTGTCGAAACTCCTTAAGTACGAATTCGATGTCGCTCTCGTGTATCACGGGTCATCAGTGCTGGAAAATGCCAAGGATAAAATCGAAAAATACGTCGAATTTCCCGGGAAACCGGACAGCTAG
- a CDS encoding IclR family transcriptional regulator, translated as MVQHGNSRRIQSVSNACEIIEVLRQTGGTTISEIDEEVSLSMGSIHTQLATLKDHGYIVQKGHKYCLGPELITLGEHVRNNTPVYAGGKDEIDELADKSGKTAFLVIEHKGLLFNVYESFGDKPFAPQYYQKKREIPHRHLHCTSSGKAILSKLPEERIEEIIKQHGLDSMTSETITDRETLLDELDETRERGYSLADGELIKAIRGVGVPVENDDRDVVGAVSVSAPREYMTGDDFYEETPKLVMKTASTIGMNIQTRTY; from the coding sequence ATGGTACAACACGGGAATTCCAGGCGGATCCAGTCCGTAAGTAATGCCTGTGAGATAATCGAGGTCCTCCGACAGACAGGTGGTACAACAATCTCCGAGATCGACGAAGAAGTGAGTCTTTCAATGGGGTCGATCCACACTCAACTCGCTACGCTAAAGGATCACGGATATATCGTTCAGAAAGGACACAAGTATTGTTTGGGGCCGGAACTTATTACCTTGGGCGAACATGTCCGTAATAATACTCCTGTATATGCGGGTGGCAAGGACGAAATAGACGAATTAGCTGATAAAAGTGGCAAAACTGCATTTCTTGTCATCGAACATAAAGGTCTCCTATTTAATGTATACGAATCGTTCGGCGATAAACCATTTGCTCCTCAGTACTATCAGAAGAAACGGGAAATTCCCCATCGCCACCTTCACTGCACGTCGTCTGGGAAAGCCATCCTCTCGAAATTACCGGAGGAACGTATCGAAGAGATTATCAAACAACACGGACTGGACTCGATGACATCGGAAACGATCACCGATCGCGAAACGTTACTTGACGAATTAGACGAAACCCGGGAGAGAGGATACTCGTTGGCAGACGGTGAACTGATAAAGGCAATCAGGGGAGTAGGGGTTCCCGTAGAAAACGATGATAGAGATGTAGTCGGAGCAGTGAGCGTTTCAGCACCCCGGGAATACATGACTGGAGACGATTTCTATGAAGAAACACCGAAACTGGTCATGAAAACCGCCAGTACAATCGGGATGAATATTCAGACTAGAACATACTGA
- a CDS encoding aminopeptidase, which produces MTLDVAEFAKVLKQPFERNAEPGDDVLIITDTEVADSVRTALFTAATQLDLDPTLTVMTPRKRDNNDPTRLIGEAMKESDVYVTAVSKALAHSRPSAAAQEAGKKLIIMSEISPDILRSGAAKANYDKMQRIADALGDIYAEGKEIRVTDDNGTDVVADIEDRTYWPSAGTASKRPEPPYACAFPDGEVGVCPAEGSTQGTVVWDTSLHDIGWLDEPIELEVEDGWVTNISGGKEAEQYRQILEEDGDENARYCAAEIALGINDGAEFSGRMRTDKKVYGSVHIATGDNIDIGGDIESDLHIDGVIGSPTVWVDDRKLAEDGEILIEPKEE; this is translated from the coding sequence ATGACACTAGATGTAGCGGAGTTCGCTAAGGTTCTGAAACAGCCATTCGAAAGAAATGCGGAGCCCGGTGACGACGTACTAATCATCACCGACACGGAAGTCGCCGATTCGGTAAGAACCGCGTTATTTACCGCGGCTACGCAGTTAGACCTGGATCCGACCCTCACTGTGATGACTCCTCGGAAGCGAGACAACAATGATCCGACGAGGCTTATTGGAGAAGCCATGAAAGAGTCGGACGTGTACGTGACTGCAGTTTCAAAGGCTCTGGCTCACTCAAGGCCCTCGGCGGCCGCTCAAGAGGCAGGTAAGAAGTTGATTATCATGTCCGAAATCTCCCCCGATATTCTGCGAAGTGGGGCCGCGAAAGCGAATTACGACAAAATGCAGCGAATCGCCGATGCGCTGGGTGATATTTACGCAGAAGGGAAGGAAATACGCGTCACCGATGACAACGGGACGGACGTGGTGGCCGACATTGAAGACCGGACGTATTGGCCGTCGGCAGGTACCGCGTCGAAACGACCAGAACCTCCCTATGCCTGTGCGTTTCCGGACGGAGAAGTTGGCGTCTGCCCGGCCGAAGGGTCGACTCAGGGAACTGTAGTTTGGGATACGAGCCTCCACGACATCGGGTGGCTGGATGAACCGATCGAGTTGGAAGTTGAGGACGGATGGGTGACGAATATCAGTGGTGGAAAAGAAGCAGAGCAGTACCGACAGATCCTCGAAGAAGACGGGGACGAAAATGCACGATATTGCGCGGCCGAAATTGCGCTCGGAATTAACGACGGCGCGGAGTTTTCCGGGAGAATGCGAACCGACAAAAAAGTGTACGGTTCGGTTCACATCGCGACCGGAGACAACATCGATATCGGCGGTGATATCGAAAGCGACCTGCATATCGACGGGGTGATCGGCTCACCGACCGTGTGGGTTGACGATAGAAAACTTGCGGAGGACGGCGAAATTCTGATCGAGCCGAAAGAAGAGTAA
- a CDS encoding nuclear transport factor 2 family protein, giving the protein MTIEDIKRLKFKYCFHLDSTNTSEFVDLFTEDAKFDVPNYGSGEGKGAIREFITEIKSRDLELMAHMASNPLIEIDDNEATGKWYYIVIIEDDEGNVSWGQGRWEDTYRRVDDDWKISSLIAIRQFTREIPKR; this is encoded by the coding sequence ATGACTATCGAAGATATAAAACGGCTAAAGTTCAAGTATTGCTTCCATCTCGACAGTACTAACACCAGTGAATTCGTCGATTTGTTCACCGAAGATGCAAAATTCGACGTTCCGAATTACGGGTCGGGAGAGGGGAAAGGAGCTATTCGGGAGTTCATCACCGAAATAAAATCGCGTGATCTCGAGTTAATGGCCCACATGGCATCCAACCCACTTATCGAAATAGATGACAACGAAGCCACCGGGAAATGGTACTATATCGTCATCATCGAAGACGACGAGGGGAACGTGTCGTGGGGACAGGGACGGTGGGAAGACACCTATCGAAGGGTCGACGACGATTGGAAGATATCCTCCCTCATCGCGATTCGGCAGTTCACGAGGGAAATACCGAAGCGATAA
- a CDS encoding MFS transporter, with product MKYEVKTTLGAMLSDGMGWILLGVTAGWALSLGMRFVFPALLPFLQSEFRIDLATSGLLLTVLWSAYAIGHIPGGVLGDRIGEGNTLVLSTIISTGTVLVIMSAINVSMLFVGTFIFGIATALYGPTRFTILTDLYSKKAGTAIGLTMAGGSLGSATFPVITTMIAVYLSWRHGFGLFLVLFAIVAVGLRLTVPQRTSPKSNVVNQFSRETLDQLVKGISRESILTVVMIQVCISFIMQGFSSFYPSFLVDMRGISPGVASSLFGGFFIIGAIVQPLAGNITDRFGAKWTLTGLLGVSASGLWLLLFVEEFVALVLVTILISTLNGCYVVTQTKIADTLPTDLQGTGLGSLKAGWMLLGATSPLIIGVLASGGHFRIGYVLLAVIGTGGMLISLLRL from the coding sequence ATGAAGTATGAGGTGAAAACAACGCTCGGAGCGATGTTGTCCGACGGAATGGGCTGGATTCTTCTCGGAGTCACTGCAGGTTGGGCCCTTTCCCTTGGAATGCGGTTCGTATTCCCGGCGCTATTACCCTTCCTACAATCCGAGTTCCGGATAGATCTCGCGACGTCGGGACTATTACTGACCGTCTTGTGGAGCGCGTACGCGATCGGTCACATACCCGGCGGTGTACTGGGTGACAGGATCGGGGAAGGAAACACCCTAGTCCTGAGTACGATCATCTCGACTGGGACTGTGTTAGTAATCATGTCGGCGATCAACGTCTCGATGTTGTTCGTGGGCACCTTTATCTTCGGTATCGCGACTGCGCTGTACGGGCCGACCAGATTTACCATTCTCACCGACCTCTACTCGAAGAAAGCGGGGACGGCGATCGGTTTGACGATGGCCGGTGGCAGTCTCGGAAGTGCCACCTTTCCGGTGATAACAACGATGATTGCTGTCTACCTGAGTTGGAGACATGGGTTCGGATTATTTTTGGTGCTTTTCGCGATAGTAGCAGTCGGTCTTCGATTAACCGTACCACAGCGGACATCACCTAAATCAAACGTAGTAAACCAATTCTCCAGAGAAACACTTGATCAATTGGTGAAGGGCATTTCCAGGGAATCGATCCTGACTGTCGTGATGATCCAAGTATGCATCTCCTTCATAATGCAGGGGTTTTCGTCGTTTTATCCTTCATTTCTCGTTGATATGCGAGGGATCTCTCCGGGAGTGGCTTCATCCCTCTTTGGTGGATTTTTCATCATAGGCGCCATCGTGCAACCACTCGCTGGTAATATCACGGATCGATTTGGTGCGAAATGGACGCTGACAGGATTATTGGGCGTGTCTGCGTCCGGTTTGTGGTTGCTCTTGTTCGTGGAGGAATTCGTTGCACTAGTGTTAGTAACAATTCTCATCAGCACTTTGAACGGCTGTTACGTAGTTACTCAGACCAAAATCGCCGACACGTTACCGACTGATCTGCAGGGAACCGGTCTAGGATCACTGAAAGCCGGCTGGATGCTACTCGGAGCGACGTCACCGTTGATTATCGGTGTGCTCGCGAGCGGTGGTCACTTCCGGATAGGATACGTGCTGTTGGCAGTAATCGGGACGGGCGGAATGCTCATCTCTCTGTTGCGACTGTGA
- a CDS encoding enoyl-CoA hydratase/isomerase family protein gives MGDLDTIDYTVKEGRAEIIFDRPDKLNAITETLMEELNVAIEEALNDDSVYVIILSGRGRAFCAGADLDEMSEGGVGSDNKLASGEYLWKDLNACRLLWEGDKPTLAAINGPAVGGGFDFLLSCDLRVMSEDTFIRDGHTKVGMLPTFASYLLPRLIGLSKANEILLTGNNITAQEAEELGLVSELAPEDEIMEVAREWANELRDLPRLSIKHSKAMVGSQDSLDEALNDGFERRWECVQDSERNEAIDAFLDGRSPEFDREY, from the coding sequence ATGGGCGATTTAGACACCATAGACTATACCGTCAAGGAAGGACGCGCCGAAATCATCTTCGACCGACCGGACAAGCTGAACGCGATAACTGAGACGTTGATGGAGGAACTGAACGTCGCGATAGAAGAAGCTCTCAACGACGATTCAGTGTACGTCATTATCCTGTCCGGCCGTGGCCGCGCGTTCTGTGCCGGAGCAGATCTTGATGAGATGAGCGAAGGTGGCGTCGGTTCCGACAACAAACTCGCCTCCGGAGAATATCTGTGGAAAGACCTGAACGCCTGCCGCCTACTGTGGGAGGGGGACAAGCCCACGCTCGCCGCGATTAATGGGCCGGCTGTAGGAGGAGGATTCGACTTCCTTCTCTCGTGCGATCTCAGGGTCATGAGCGAAGATACGTTCATTCGGGACGGACACACGAAGGTGGGAATGCTACCCACGTTCGCTTCGTATCTCCTCCCCCGCCTCATCGGTCTGAGTAAGGCGAACGAGATCCTACTGACTGGCAACAATATTACCGCACAAGAGGCGGAGGAGCTAGGGCTGGTATCCGAATTAGCGCCGGAAGACGAAATCATGGAAGTAGCTCGGGAGTGGGCGAACGAATTGCGGGATCTACCAAGGCTCTCGATAAAACATTCCAAAGCTATGGTCGGTTCCCAGGATTCGTTGGACGAGGCCCTCAACGATGGATTTGAAAGACGTTGGGAGTGCGTTCAAGATTCCGAACGCAACGAAGCCATTGATGCGTTCCTAGATGGCCGGTCACCGGAGTTTGATCGAGAGTATTGA